One segment of Longimicrobium sp. DNA contains the following:
- a CDS encoding isocitrate/isopropylmalate family dehydrogenase, whose translation MPQTVTLIPGDGIGPDITRAVVRVLEAAGAELTWDERPAGVSAVATHNTPLPQETIDSIRETRVALKGPLTTPSGVGFRSINVALRKEFDLYANVRPARTLVSGGRYEGIDIVLIRENTEGLYSGVEHYIGIGDDPRAAAESVMLVTRFGVNRILRYAFEYAVNNGRKKVTLAHKANILKYTQGLFLDMGKEIAKEYAGRVEFEDRIIDATAMMLVMDPYRFDVIVCENMFGDILSDQIAGLVGGLGLAPGANIGKDAAIFEAVHGSAPDIAGKNIANPAALLMGATLMLDHLGMREPSRRIIAALEGAIRENDTLTPDLGGTGTTDSFTDALIRRL comes from the coding sequence ATGCCGCAGACCGTAACGCTGATCCCCGGTGACGGAATCGGGCCCGACATCACCCGTGCCGTGGTGCGCGTGCTGGAAGCCGCCGGCGCCGAGCTCACGTGGGACGAGAGGCCGGCGGGCGTCTCCGCCGTCGCCACGCACAACACCCCGCTCCCGCAGGAGACGATCGACTCCATCCGCGAGACGCGCGTGGCGCTCAAGGGGCCGCTGACCACGCCCTCCGGGGTGGGCTTCCGCTCGATCAACGTGGCGCTGCGCAAGGAGTTCGACCTGTACGCCAACGTGCGCCCCGCGCGCACCCTGGTGTCGGGCGGGCGCTACGAGGGGATCGACATCGTCCTGATCCGCGAGAACACCGAGGGGCTGTACAGCGGCGTGGAGCACTACATCGGCATCGGCGACGACCCGCGCGCCGCCGCCGAGTCGGTAATGCTGGTGACCCGCTTCGGCGTCAACCGCATCCTGCGCTACGCCTTCGAGTACGCCGTGAACAACGGCCGCAAGAAGGTGACGTTGGCGCACAAGGCCAACATCCTCAAGTACACGCAGGGCCTCTTTCTGGACATGGGGAAGGAGATCGCCAAGGAGTACGCCGGCCGCGTGGAGTTCGAGGACCGCATCATCGACGCGACCGCCATGATGCTGGTGATGGACCCCTACCGCTTCGACGTGATCGTCTGCGAGAACATGTTCGGCGACATCCTCTCGGACCAGATCGCGGGGCTGGTGGGCGGCCTCGGTCTGGCCCCGGGCGCCAACATCGGCAAGGACGCGGCGATCTTCGAGGCGGTGCACGGCTCCGCGCCGGACATCGCGGGGAAGAACATCGCCAACCCGGCCGCGCTCCTGATGGGCGCCACGCTGATGCTGGACCACCTGGGGATGCGCGAGCCGTCGCGCCGCATCATCGCCGCGCTGGAGGGCGCCATCCGCGAGAACGACACGCTGACCCCCGACCTGGGCGGCACCGGAACGACGGACTCGTTCACCGATGCCCTCATCCGGCGGCTCTAG
- a CDS encoding 3-oxoacyl-ACP reductase family protein, whose protein sequence is MPPHPSERLPHGHTPQPAAQYSPTAPEMVQMQDQVEQLLVEMSEETQSKSLGYGSSLRGRVAIVTGGATGIGRAIALEFARHGAAVAFNYFCYDDGEDLRAEAEATAREIAQMEVRVHHASCDVRDPGEVSRFVKDAHEELGAINILVNNAGIARDRALWRLTDEQWRTVLDTNLTGAFHMIRAVAPMFRRQSDGKIVNVSSVHGIRSEFGLANYSASKAGLLGLTRSAALELGPSNVNVNAVAPGYIRTTRLTSGVPAEILDTARERAVLGRLGDPQDVANVVMFLCSEYARHITGAVIPVDGGHLL, encoded by the coding sequence ATGCCTCCGCACCCCAGCGAGCGACTTCCCCACGGCCACACCCCGCAACCCGCGGCGCAGTACTCCCCGACCGCTCCCGAGATGGTCCAGATGCAGGACCAGGTGGAGCAGCTCCTGGTGGAGATGAGCGAGGAGACGCAGAGCAAGTCGCTGGGCTACGGCTCCAGCCTGCGGGGGCGCGTCGCCATCGTCACCGGCGGGGCCACGGGGATCGGCAGGGCGATCGCGCTGGAGTTCGCGCGGCACGGGGCCGCCGTGGCGTTCAACTACTTCTGCTACGACGACGGCGAGGACCTGCGCGCGGAGGCCGAGGCCACCGCGCGCGAGATCGCGCAGATGGAGGTGCGCGTGCACCACGCATCGTGCGACGTGCGCGACCCGGGCGAGGTGAGCCGCTTCGTGAAGGACGCGCACGAGGAGCTGGGCGCCATCAACATCCTGGTGAACAACGCCGGGATCGCCCGCGACCGCGCCCTCTGGCGGCTGACGGACGAGCAGTGGAGGACGGTGCTGGACACCAACCTGACGGGCGCCTTTCACATGATCCGCGCCGTGGCGCCCATGTTCCGCCGCCAGTCGGACGGCAAGATCGTGAACGTGTCGTCGGTGCACGGCATCCGCAGCGAGTTCGGGCTGGCCAACTACAGCGCGTCGAAGGCGGGGCTGCTGGGGCTCACCCGCTCCGCGGCGCTGGAGCTGGGGCCGAGCAACGTGAACGTGAACGCGGTGGCGCCGGGGTACATCCGCACCACGCGCCTCACCAGCGGCGTCCCCGCCGAGATCCTGGACACGGCCCGCGAGCGCGCCGTCCTCGGCCGCCTGGGCGATCCGCAGGACGTCGCAAACGTGGTCATGTTCCTCTGCTCCGAGTACGCGCGCCACATCACCGGCGCGGTCATCCCCGTAGACGGCGGGCACCTCCTGTGA
- the phoU gene encoding phosphate signaling complex protein PhoU, translated as MSPTPGVRHFHEELARLKHQLLNMSALAEDLVGMAVQARTERDVALAEQVIARDNDLDAMEIAVDDSCIHLLALQQPMARDLRLITMAMKISNDLERVGDHAVNIAEGVRHQAEHPVSMELAEIDEMSRLAREMLSDALDCFVRGDAAGAREVCRRDDRVDQLHDSVFRILVTHMMEDPRRIGSAMSLFLASRNLERIADLATNIGEDVVFLVEGRSIKHGAGALSNA; from the coding sequence ATGAGCCCCACGCCGGGGGTGCGCCACTTCCACGAGGAGCTGGCGCGCCTCAAGCACCAGCTCCTCAACATGTCCGCGCTGGCCGAGGACCTGGTGGGGATGGCGGTGCAGGCCCGCACGGAGCGCGACGTGGCGCTCGCGGAGCAGGTGATCGCGCGCGACAACGATCTGGACGCCATGGAGATCGCGGTGGACGACAGCTGCATTCACCTGCTGGCGCTGCAGCAGCCGATGGCGCGCGACCTCCGGCTGATCACCATGGCGATGAAGATCTCCAACGACCTGGAGCGGGTGGGCGACCACGCCGTCAACATCGCGGAGGGGGTGCGGCACCAGGCGGAGCACCCGGTGAGCATGGAGCTGGCGGAGATCGACGAGATGTCGCGCCTTGCCCGCGAGATGCTCTCCGACGCCCTCGACTGCTTCGTGCGCGGCGACGCGGCGGGCGCGCGCGAGGTGTGCCGGCGCGACGACCGTGTGGACCAGCTCCACGACTCCGTCTTCCGCATCCTGGTGACGCACATGATGGAGGACCCGCGCCGCATCGGCAGCGCGATGTCGCTCTTCCTGGCCAGCCGCAACCTGGAGCGGATCGCCGACCTCGCCACCAACATCGGCGAGGACGTGGTGTTCCTGGTGGAAGGCCGCTCGATCAAGCACGGGGCCGGGGCGCTCTCGAACGCATAG
- the pstB gene encoding phosphate ABC transporter ATP-binding protein PstB, giving the protein MTMQQIATAAPRTVPDAPGNASTGTVPLAVEARDFSFWYGNNRALNDITLEVPERQVTALIGPSGCGKSTFLRSINRMNDLIPGVRHDGEILIRGESVYREGLDVVNLRKRVGMVFQKSNPFPKSIYDNVAYGARVNGLARGRAELNEIVERSLQSSALWDEVKDRLDRSALGLSGGQQQRLCIARALAVQPEVLLMDEPASALDPIATQKIEELIYQLKDEYTIVIVTHNMQQAARVSDLTAFFYMGGLVEVGSTHQIFTNPREDRTEAYITGRFG; this is encoded by the coding sequence ATGACCATGCAACAGATCGCCACCGCCGCGCCGCGCACCGTGCCGGACGCGCCCGGCAACGCATCGACCGGCACCGTGCCGCTCGCCGTGGAGGCGCGCGACTTCTCCTTCTGGTACGGCAACAACCGCGCGCTCAACGACATCACGCTGGAGGTGCCCGAGCGGCAGGTGACGGCGCTGATCGGCCCGTCCGGGTGCGGCAAGAGCACCTTTCTGCGCTCCATCAACCGCATGAACGACCTGATCCCCGGCGTGCGGCACGACGGCGAAATCCTGATCCGCGGCGAGTCCGTATACCGCGAGGGGCTCGACGTGGTGAACCTGCGCAAGCGGGTGGGGATGGTCTTCCAGAAGTCCAACCCGTTCCCCAAGTCGATCTACGACAACGTGGCGTACGGCGCCCGCGTCAACGGCCTCGCCCGCGGCCGCGCGGAGCTCAACGAGATCGTGGAGCGCTCGCTGCAGTCCTCCGCGCTGTGGGACGAGGTCAAGGACCGCCTGGACCGCAGCGCGCTCGGTCTTTCCGGAGGCCAGCAGCAGCGCCTGTGCATCGCGCGGGCGCTGGCGGTGCAGCCGGAGGTGCTGCTGATGGACGAGCCGGCGAGCGCGCTGGACCCCATCGCCACGCAGAAGATCGAGGAGCTGATCTACCAGCTCAAGGACGAGTACACCATCGTGATCGTGACCCACAACATGCAGCAGGCGGCGCGCGTCTCCGACCTCACCGCGTTCTTTTACATGGGCGGGCTGGTGGAGGTGGGATCGACGCACCAGATCTTCACCAACCCGCGCGAGGACCGCACCGAGGCGTACATCACCGGGAGGTTCGGATGA
- the pstA gene encoding phosphate ABC transporter permease PstA, giving the protein MNTPTVTAPSWRDRRRRTTSTVMLAMTGVAALLTVLPLVLILWHLLRAGIAAMNGDFFTETPAPVGEPGGGVGNGILGTGILVGLGAVFGLPVAIGAGLFLAEAEGSRVANAVRFITDVMNGIPSIVIGIFVWAWVVVSMGHFSALAGGVALAIMLIPMVTRTTEEMVRLVPRELRDGGLALGFTRWRTTLGIVLPAARSGILTGVLVSLARISGETAPLLFTALGNPFWGWKLSEPIAALPVQIFQYAISPYEEWHRLAWAASLLLIALVLGVSLTARLFIRSPYKGR; this is encoded by the coding sequence ATGAACACTCCGACTGTGACCGCGCCCTCGTGGCGCGACCGGCGGCGGCGCACCACCAGCACGGTGATGCTGGCGATGACCGGGGTGGCGGCGCTGCTCACGGTGCTCCCGCTGGTGCTGATCCTGTGGCACCTGCTGCGGGCCGGGATCGCGGCCATGAACGGCGACTTCTTCACCGAGACCCCGGCGCCGGTGGGCGAGCCCGGCGGCGGGGTGGGGAACGGCATCCTGGGCACCGGCATCCTGGTGGGGCTCGGCGCCGTCTTCGGGCTGCCGGTGGCCATCGGCGCGGGGCTTTTTCTGGCCGAGGCGGAGGGGAGCCGCGTGGCCAACGCCGTGCGCTTCATCACCGACGTGATGAACGGCATCCCGTCCATCGTCATCGGCATCTTCGTGTGGGCGTGGGTGGTGGTGTCGATGGGGCACTTCTCCGCGCTGGCGGGGGGCGTGGCGCTGGCCATCATGCTCATCCCCATGGTCACCCGCACCACCGAGGAGATGGTGCGCCTGGTGCCCCGCGAGCTGCGCGACGGTGGCCTGGCGCTGGGCTTCACCCGCTGGCGCACCACGCTGGGGATCGTGCTTCCCGCGGCGCGCAGCGGCATCCTGACCGGCGTGCTGGTGTCGCTGGCGCGCATCTCGGGCGAGACGGCGCCGCTCCTCTTTACCGCGCTCGGCAACCCGTTCTGGGGATGGAAGCTGAGCGAGCCGATCGCCGCGCTTCCCGTGCAGATCTTCCAGTACGCCATCTCGCCCTACGAGGAGTGGCACCGCCTGGCCTGGGCCGCGTCGCTCCTGCTGATTGCACTGGTGCTGGGGGTGAGCCTCACGGCCCGCCTCTTCATCCGCAGCCCGTACAAGGGACGATGA
- the pstC gene encoding phosphate ABC transporter permease subunit PstC, which yields MQPTPEQAGVLAGGGPRSRVRRVFPSVRHGNLADRAYAITLGAFGAAIPILFGFILLRVGTAAWPALQRFGGGFIIGSDWNPVAGSYGALPFIFGTLASSLLALLIAVPLAVGLAIFLTELSPRWIAAPVAFGTELLAAIPSVVYGLWGIFVLVPWLRSSIQQPLASAFGDSFPLFAGPAYGTSIMAGGAILAIMIVPFISAVSREVLAAVPRDQREAALALGATRWEMTWQVVLPYAVPGIIGATILGLGRALGETMAITMVIGNRPDIPTSLFAPGYTMASVLANEFSEASDDLHLAALMEIGLILFGITIVVNSVARLLVWRVARRAGK from the coding sequence ATGCAGCCCACTCCCGAGCAGGCCGGCGTGCTGGCGGGCGGTGGACCCCGTTCCAGGGTCCGCCGCGTCTTCCCGTCCGTGCGCCACGGCAACCTGGCGGACCGCGCCTACGCCATCACGCTGGGCGCGTTCGGCGCGGCGATCCCCATCCTCTTCGGCTTCATCCTGCTGCGCGTGGGGACCGCCGCCTGGCCCGCGCTGCAGCGGTTCGGCGGCGGCTTCATCATCGGATCGGACTGGAACCCGGTGGCGGGGAGCTACGGCGCGCTTCCGTTCATCTTCGGCACGCTGGCGTCGTCGCTCCTGGCGTTGCTGATCGCGGTGCCGCTGGCGGTGGGGCTCGCCATCTTTTTGACCGAGCTGTCGCCGCGCTGGATCGCCGCGCCGGTGGCCTTCGGCACCGAGCTGCTGGCCGCCATCCCCTCCGTGGTCTACGGGCTGTGGGGGATCTTCGTGCTGGTGCCCTGGCTGCGCTCCAGCATCCAGCAGCCGCTCGCCAGCGCGTTCGGCGACTCGTTTCCGCTCTTCGCCGGGCCGGCGTACGGCACCAGCATCATGGCCGGCGGGGCGATCCTGGCCATCATGATCGTCCCCTTCATCTCCGCCGTGTCGCGCGAGGTTCTGGCCGCCGTGCCGCGCGACCAGCGTGAGGCCGCGCTCGCGCTGGGCGCCACGCGCTGGGAGATGACCTGGCAGGTCGTGCTCCCCTACGCGGTGCCGGGGATCATCGGCGCCACCATCCTGGGGCTGGGCCGCGCGCTGGGCGAGACGATGGCCATCACCATGGTCATCGGCAACCGGCCAGACATCCCCACCTCGCTCTTCGCGCCCGGCTACACCATGGCCAGCGTGCTCGCCAACGAGTTCAGCGAGGCGTCGGACGACCTGCACCTGGCCGCGCTCATGGAGATCGGCCTGATCCTCTTCGGCATCACCATCGTGGTGAACTCGGTCGCGCGCCTGCTGGTGTGGCGCGTCGCGCGCCGCGCGGGGAAGTAG